From Solanum lycopersicum chromosome 8, SLM_r2.1, the proteins below share one genomic window:
- the LOC101252798 gene encoding cytokinin riboside 5'-monophosphate phosphoribohydrolase LOG8, producing the protein MESNSRSKFKKICVFCGSNPGHRKVFSDAAIDLGNELVSRKIDLVYGGGSVGLMGLISQRVQEGGCHVLGVIPKALVPIEISGESVGDVKIVSDMHERKAEMAIQADAFIALPGGYGTMEETLEMITWAQLGIHKKPVGLLNVEGYYNSLLALFDNGVEEGFIKPGARDIVLAAPSARELLSKMEQYTPSHDHVAPHESWHMEELAYPKEQSP; encoded by the exons ATGGAAAGTAATAGTAGAAGCAAGTTCAAGAAAATTTGTGTTTTCTGTGGAAGCAACCCTGGCCACAGGAAAGTCTTCAGTGATGCTGCTATTGATTTGGGGAATGAATTG GTAAGTAGGAAAATTGACTTGGTCTATGGTGGTGGAAGTGTTGGATTGATGGGATTGATTTCCCAGAGAGTCCAGGAGGGAGGTTGCCATGTCCTTGG GGTCATCCCGAAAGCTCTTGTGCCTATTGAG ATATCAGGTGAAAGTGTTGGTGACGTAAAAATTGTTTCGGACATGCATGAGCGGAAAGCTGAAATGGCTATTCAGGCTGATGCCTTTATTGCACTTCCAG GTGGATATGGAACCATGGAGGAGACTCTGGAAATGATAACATGGGCACAACTTGGAATTCACAAAAAACCG GTTGGTTTGCTAAATGTTGAGGGTTATTATAATTCTTTGCTTGCACTATTTGACAATGGTGTTGAAGAAGGTTTCATTAAGCCAGGGGCTCGTGACATTGTTCTTGCTGCTCCTTCAGCCAGAGAGCTTTTAAGCAAGATGGAG CAATATACTCCTTCACATGACCATGTTGCTCCCCATGAAAGCTGGCACATGGAGGAGTTGGCTTATCCAAAGGAGCAGTCTCCATGA